A DNA window from Actinomadura coerulea contains the following coding sequences:
- a CDS encoding terpene synthase family protein has protein sequence MDRVVDISLLLSMTDRVTALAAPSAMHPESWQLCAQVEAWARGRGLVLGDPDTSPLGRARCERLAARVLPSADLAAVDLFARWLTWTLALDDTLDHPPLADSGSAVHALYDDLLRAMRRGHARPGARPLEAALVELWQATSKDMSRDWRRRFMLHLEAHRDGCAEEAVNRRISHVPTEQEYPALRRRACGPFLFDLVEAVLGVELPSRLLRTPRWKTLADGVADVVAWANDLASHDLEAARGDVHDLPSVLARAHGVDEARAAHLVADRIADRLEEAWTAARRLPEMLDRLDLTVAQRAAAAQVVKVLLDTPRAHMDWLAESGRYGPGASPVPPRLDALASLR, from the coding sequence GTGGATCGCGTCGTGGACATCTCACTTCTTCTCTCGATGACCGACCGGGTGACCGCGCTGGCCGCCCCGTCGGCCATGCACCCGGAGTCGTGGCAGCTGTGCGCGCAGGTGGAGGCCTGGGCACGCGGCCGCGGGCTGGTGCTCGGAGATCCGGACACCTCCCCGCTCGGCCGGGCGCGCTGCGAGCGGCTGGCCGCCCGCGTGCTGCCGTCCGCCGACCTGGCCGCCGTGGACCTGTTCGCCCGCTGGCTGACCTGGACCCTCGCGCTGGACGACACGCTGGACCACCCGCCGCTCGCCGACAGCGGCAGCGCCGTGCACGCGCTGTACGACGACCTGCTGCGCGCGATGCGGCGCGGCCACGCCCGGCCCGGCGCCCGGCCGCTGGAGGCGGCTCTGGTGGAGCTGTGGCAGGCCACGTCCAAGGACATGAGCCGCGACTGGCGCCGCCGGTTCATGCTGCACCTGGAGGCGCACCGCGACGGCTGCGCCGAGGAGGCCGTCAACCGGCGGATCAGCCACGTCCCGACCGAGCAGGAGTACCCGGCGCTGCGCCGCCGGGCGTGCGGCCCGTTCCTGTTCGACCTGGTCGAGGCCGTCCTCGGCGTCGAGCTGCCGTCGCGGCTGCTGCGCACGCCCCGCTGGAAGACCCTCGCCGACGGCGTCGCCGACGTGGTCGCGTGGGCCAACGACCTCGCCTCGCACGACCTGGAGGCCGCGCGCGGCGACGTGCACGACCTGCCCTCCGTCCTCGCCAGGGCGCACGGGGTGGACGAGGCGCGGGCGGCCCACCTGGTCGCCGACCGGATCGCCGACCGGCTGGAGGAGGCGTGGACGGCGGCGCGCAGGCTGCCGGAGATGCTCGACCGGCTGGACCTGACGGTCGCGCAGCGCGCCGCCGCCGCGCAGGTCGTCAAGGTCCTGCTGGACACGCCGCGCGCGCACATGGACTGGCTCGCCGAGTCCGGCCGCTACGGACCTGGCGCCTCCCCCGTCCCGCCGCGCCTGGACGCGCTCGCGTCGCTGCGCTGA
- a CDS encoding substrate-binding periplasmic protein yields MSRRTTRRAFGAGLAALALTVSACGGDKGATVQGVKLIEKGALTSCTHLPYPPFQSEDKKSGKVVGFDVELIDLVAKRLGVTQKIVDTPFETMKTGSALNAGKCDIQMGGMTIKPDRVKFMDVSAPYFDATQSLMAKKGSGVTTLDDVKARKLKLGSQASTTGEDFVKGKGFDPRSFDNSNAELNGLRTGQVDVIVQDDPVVKGWLKDPANAGFEIAANLNTGEQYGFWMRKGHNPELVKITNDVIAKAKADGSYKRIYEKWIGPMPPSAGGGS; encoded by the coding sequence GTGTCGAGACGGACGACGCGCCGCGCCTTCGGCGCGGGGCTCGCGGCCCTGGCGCTGACGGTGTCGGCGTGCGGCGGCGACAAGGGCGCGACGGTGCAGGGCGTGAAGCTCATCGAGAAGGGCGCGCTCACCTCGTGCACGCACCTGCCCTACCCGCCCTTCCAGTCGGAGGACAAGAAGTCGGGCAAGGTCGTGGGCTTCGACGTCGAGCTGATCGACCTCGTCGCCAAGCGGCTCGGCGTCACCCAGAAGATCGTCGACACCCCCTTCGAGACGATGAAGACGGGTTCGGCGCTGAACGCCGGCAAGTGCGACATCCAGATGGGCGGCATGACGATCAAGCCCGACCGGGTGAAGTTCATGGACGTCTCCGCCCCCTACTTCGACGCCACGCAGTCGCTGATGGCGAAGAAGGGCAGCGGCGTCACCACGCTCGACGACGTCAAGGCCAGGAAGCTCAAGCTCGGCTCGCAGGCGAGCACGACCGGTGAGGACTTCGTCAAGGGCAAGGGCTTCGACCCGCGCTCGTTCGACAACTCCAACGCCGAGCTGAACGGGCTGCGCACCGGCCAGGTGGACGTGATCGTGCAGGACGACCCGGTCGTCAAGGGCTGGCTGAAGGACCCGGCGAACGCCGGCTTCGAGATCGCCGCGAACCTGAACACCGGCGAGCAGTACGGGTTCTGGATGCGCAAGGGCCACAACCCCGAGCTGGTGAAGATCACCAATGACGTGATCGCGAAGGCCAAGGCGGACGGCTCCTACAAGCGGATCTACGAGAAGTGGATCGGTCCGATGCCGCCCAGCGCCGGCGGCGGCTCGTGA
- a CDS encoding ABC transporter permease subunit produces the protein MDRSDAAQRRRRLVTAEPAGAAAPGGLSRRRRRQLSLGGQYGIFAVVVVLLLALADWGTLRLNFANWDVAKSLFPDIITVGLRNTAVYTAVGFGIGLGGGLAVALMRLSSVPPYRWFATAYIEIFRGLPLLLIFIFVGVGVPLAFPGTNIPGGAAGQAGLALGLAATAYMAETIRAGIEAVPKGQLEAARSLGMSHTRAMRSIIIPQAFRIIIPPLTNELVLLCKDSSLVLFLGITLEQRELTKFGRDLAGEQGNTTPIIVAGICYLLITIPLSLLARRLEARQRRGRR, from the coding sequence GTGGATCGGTCCGATGCCGCCCAGCGCCGGCGGCGGCTCGTGACCGCCGAACCGGCCGGTGCGGCGGCGCCGGGCGGGCTGTCCCGCCGGCGCCGCCGGCAGCTCTCCCTCGGCGGCCAGTACGGGATCTTCGCGGTCGTCGTGGTGCTGCTGCTGGCGCTCGCCGACTGGGGCACCCTGCGGCTCAACTTCGCCAACTGGGACGTCGCCAAGAGCCTGTTCCCCGACATCATCACGGTCGGGCTGCGCAACACCGCCGTCTACACCGCGGTCGGGTTCGGGATCGGCCTCGGCGGCGGGCTGGCCGTCGCGCTGATGCGGCTGTCGTCGGTCCCCCCGTACCGGTGGTTCGCCACCGCCTACATCGAGATCTTCCGCGGCCTGCCGCTCCTGCTGATCTTCATCTTCGTGGGCGTCGGCGTGCCGCTGGCCTTCCCGGGCACCAACATCCCCGGCGGCGCCGCCGGGCAGGCGGGGCTGGCCCTCGGCCTGGCCGCGACCGCCTACATGGCCGAGACGATCCGGGCCGGGATCGAGGCCGTCCCGAAGGGGCAGCTGGAGGCGGCGCGGTCGCTCGGCATGTCGCACACCCGCGCGATGCGCTCGATCATCATCCCGCAGGCGTTCCGGATCATCATCCCGCCGCTCACCAACGAGCTGGTGCTGCTGTGCAAGGACTCCTCGCTGGTGCTGTTCCTCGGCATCACGCTCGAGCAGCGGGAGCTCACGAAGTTCGGCCGCGACCTCGCGGGCGAGCAGGGCAACACCACCCCGATCATCGTGGCGGGGATCTGCTATCTGCTCATCACGATCCCGCTGAGCCTGCTGGCCCGGCGGCTGGAGGCGCGGCAGCGCAGGGGGCGGCGATGA
- a CDS encoding ArsR/SmtB family transcription factor: protein MIEFVLAPDDVARVRFAFSPLWEMVRSLRVLADPSGHALHLPWVRTVRPRLRGLGFEPLLDVVLPAGYIPDFLTPPPRTPLPDLGAEIATVRATPPEVVAAELSRAAPGAPPRPTRRAMAADPERTRDDLADLLERYWEVAVEPFWPRIRDLLEGEVLRRSAALAAEGAAGVFGDLHEAVSWRAGTLSVDRHWHFRGELAGRGILLVPSAYVWPNVSVMVPPYQPMVSYPPRGAATLWETGPPDEPRAAALAALMGRRRAELLTALATPASTTDLARRTGVTAGAVSQHLGVLRACGLVTGHRMGRRVLYVRTPAGDALAGAQRSDASASRRGGTGEAPGP, encoded by the coding sequence ATGATCGAGTTCGTGCTCGCGCCGGACGACGTGGCGCGGGTCCGGTTCGCGTTCTCGCCGCTGTGGGAGATGGTGCGCAGCCTGCGGGTGCTCGCCGACCCGTCCGGCCACGCGCTCCACCTGCCGTGGGTGCGCACCGTCCGGCCCCGCCTGCGCGGTCTCGGCTTCGAGCCGCTGCTGGACGTCGTCCTGCCCGCCGGGTACATCCCGGACTTCCTCACCCCGCCGCCGCGCACGCCGCTTCCCGACCTCGGCGCGGAGATCGCGACCGTCCGCGCCACGCCGCCCGAGGTCGTCGCCGCCGAGCTCAGCCGGGCCGCGCCCGGCGCCCCGCCCCGGCCCACCCGCCGCGCCATGGCCGCCGACCCCGAACGCACCCGGGACGACCTCGCCGACCTGCTCGAACGGTACTGGGAGGTGGCCGTGGAGCCGTTCTGGCCGCGCATCCGCGACCTGCTGGAGGGGGAGGTCCTGCGCCGCAGCGCCGCGCTCGCCGCCGAGGGCGCCGCGGGCGTGTTCGGCGACCTGCACGAGGCGGTCTCCTGGCGTGCCGGGACGCTTTCCGTCGACCGCCACTGGCACTTCCGCGGCGAGCTCGCCGGGCGCGGCATCCTGCTCGTCCCGAGCGCGTACGTGTGGCCGAACGTGTCGGTGATGGTGCCGCCCTACCAGCCGATGGTCAGCTACCCGCCGCGCGGCGCGGCGACGCTGTGGGAGACCGGGCCGCCGGACGAGCCGCGCGCCGCCGCCCTGGCCGCGCTGATGGGACGCCGCCGCGCCGAGCTGCTCACGGCCCTCGCCACGCCCGCGTCCACCACCGACCTCGCCAGGCGGACGGGCGTCACCGCGGGGGCCGTCAGCCAGCATCTGGGCGTCCTGCGCGCCTGCGGCCTCGTCACCGGGCACCGCATGGGCCGCCGCGTCCTCTACGTCCGGACGCCGGCCGGGGACGCCCTCGCCGGCGCTCAGCGCAGCGACGCGAGCGCGTCCAGGCGCGGCGGGACGGGGGAGGCGCCAGGTCCGTAG
- a CDS encoding bifunctional [glutamine synthetase] adenylyltransferase/[glutamine synthetase]-adenylyl-L-tyrosine phosphorylase yields MTESWTSDRRPSLAGRLARLGFTHAARAERLLAEAERDGAGPGDRLLDALGATADPDLALDGLLRLLPAAGGELRAALAGEPGTRERLTAVLGVSAALGDHLARHPGHWRVLRDGAAGPLASPRADLLAAVGADPAAPEPVALAGDALVALRVAYRRRLLALAGRDLIGAADVAEVAAELADLAAAALEAGLAIARAEVPGHEACRLAVIGMGKCGGRELNYVSDVDVVFVAEARDAGGTGEGRDEDAALRTATRLASAMMRACSATTEEGALWEVDAALRPEGRSGPLVRTLASHRAYYERWAKTWEFQALLKARPVAGDAGLGARYLHTITPIVWKAAEGESFVEDVQDMRRRVEADLNQRTADSERQLKLGPGGLRDVEFAVQLLQLVHGRADETLRSPTTLDALADLSRGGYVARDDAAALASAYRFLRRVEHLVQLHRLRRTHLVPDDEAGLRRLGRALGLRTDPVGEFTALWRRHAREVRRIHEKLFYRPLLRAVARLPGEEARLTPEAARVRLEALGYADPAGALRHIEALTAGVSRRAAIQRTLLPVMLGWFADAPDPDAGLLGFRQVSDALGTTPWYLRLLRDEVTVAERMAWVLGSSRYATDLLLRAPEAVALLGSDAGLAPRPVEALRTEALAAVRRHKEGAGDRPAEEAAGVVRALRRRELFRVAVADLLGRVDVREAGEALTGISAVTVEAALQVAVNKIEMESRGPLPTRMAVVAMGRFGGHELGYGSDADVMFVHDPLPGADEGAAGRAAHAVAEELRRLLALPAPDPPLVIDPNLRPEGRQGPLVRTLASYAAYYARWSEPWEAQALLRADPMIGDAGLCERFRALVDPVRWPEGGIGEDAVRQIRRLKARMESERLPRGVDRRLHTKLGPGGLADVEWVAQLLQLRYAHDVPALRTTRTLDALDAAVETRLLDAEDAEILAEAWCMATRVRGALMLVRGRASDLLPTEHHRERSSVARVLGYPATGDLLEDYRRHARRARTVVDRVFYGAE; encoded by the coding sequence GTGACCGAGTCCTGGACCTCCGACCGCCGTCCCTCGCTCGCCGGACGCCTGGCGCGGCTCGGGTTCACCCACGCCGCGCGGGCGGAGCGGCTGCTCGCGGAGGCCGAGCGGGACGGCGCCGGACCCGGTGACCGGCTGCTCGACGCCCTCGGCGCCACCGCCGACCCCGACCTCGCCCTGGACGGCCTGCTGCGCCTGCTCCCCGCCGCCGGCGGCGAACTGCGCGCGGCGCTGGCCGGCGAGCCGGGGACGCGGGAGCGGCTGACCGCGGTGCTCGGGGTGAGCGCGGCACTCGGCGACCACCTGGCGCGGCACCCCGGCCACTGGCGCGTGCTGCGCGACGGCGCCGCCGGCCCGCTCGCGAGCCCCCGCGCCGACCTGCTGGCCGCCGTGGGCGCCGATCCGGCGGCGCCGGAGCCGGTGGCCCTCGCCGGCGACGCGCTCGTCGCGCTGCGCGTCGCCTACCGCCGCCGCCTCCTGGCGCTGGCGGGACGCGACCTGATCGGCGCGGCGGACGTCGCCGAGGTCGCCGCCGAACTGGCCGACCTCGCCGCCGCCGCGCTGGAGGCCGGCCTCGCGATCGCCCGCGCCGAGGTCCCCGGGCACGAGGCGTGCCGGCTCGCCGTGATCGGCATGGGCAAGTGCGGGGGCCGCGAGCTCAACTACGTCAGCGACGTCGACGTGGTCTTCGTGGCGGAGGCGCGGGACGCCGGCGGGACCGGCGAGGGGCGGGACGAGGACGCCGCGCTGCGCACCGCCACCCGGCTGGCGTCGGCGATGATGCGGGCCTGCTCGGCCACGACCGAGGAGGGCGCGCTGTGGGAGGTCGACGCGGCGCTGCGCCCCGAGGGCAGGTCCGGGCCGCTGGTGCGGACGCTCGCCAGCCACCGCGCCTACTACGAGCGGTGGGCCAAGACGTGGGAGTTCCAGGCGCTGCTGAAGGCCCGTCCCGTCGCGGGCGACGCCGGCCTCGGCGCCCGCTACCTCCACACGATCACCCCGATCGTGTGGAAGGCGGCCGAGGGCGAGAGCTTCGTCGAGGACGTCCAGGACATGCGGCGCCGCGTCGAGGCCGACCTGAACCAGCGCACCGCCGACTCCGAGCGGCAGCTCAAGCTCGGCCCGGGCGGGCTGCGCGACGTCGAGTTCGCGGTGCAGCTGCTCCAGCTCGTCCACGGCCGCGCCGACGAGACGCTCCGCAGCCCCACCACGCTGGACGCCCTGGCCGACCTGTCCCGGGGCGGCTACGTCGCCCGCGACGACGCGGCGGCGCTGGCGTCGGCGTACCGGTTCCTGCGGCGCGTGGAGCACCTCGTCCAGCTGCACCGGCTGCGCCGCACCCACCTCGTCCCGGACGACGAGGCCGGCCTGCGCCGCCTCGGCCGCGCCCTCGGCCTGCGCACCGACCCGGTGGGGGAGTTCACCGCGCTGTGGCGGCGGCACGCCCGGGAGGTCCGCCGCATCCACGAGAAGCTGTTCTACCGTCCGCTGCTGCGGGCCGTCGCGCGGCTGCCCGGGGAGGAGGCCCGGCTCACGCCGGAGGCGGCCCGGGTCCGGCTGGAGGCGCTCGGGTACGCCGACCCGGCGGGCGCGCTGCGGCACATCGAGGCGCTGACCGCGGGCGTGTCGCGGCGGGCCGCGATCCAGCGGACGCTGCTGCCGGTCATGCTCGGCTGGTTCGCCGACGCCCCCGACCCCGACGCGGGCCTGCTCGGGTTCCGGCAGGTCAGCGACGCCCTCGGGACCACGCCCTGGTATCTGCGGCTGCTGCGCGACGAGGTGACCGTCGCCGAGCGGATGGCGTGGGTGCTCGGCTCCAGCCGCTACGCCACCGACCTGCTGCTGCGCGCCCCCGAGGCGGTGGCCCTGCTGGGCAGCGACGCCGGCCTGGCCCCGCGCCCGGTCGAGGCGCTGCGCACGGAGGCGCTCGCCGCCGTCCGCCGCCACAAGGAGGGGGCCGGCGACCGCCCCGCCGAGGAGGCGGCCGGGGTGGTGCGGGCGCTGCGGCGCCGCGAGCTGTTCCGCGTGGCCGTCGCCGACCTGCTCGGCCGCGTGGACGTCCGGGAGGCGGGGGAGGCCCTCACCGGCATCTCGGCCGTCACCGTCGAGGCCGCGCTCCAGGTCGCCGTCAACAAGATCGAGATGGAGTCGCGCGGGCCGCTGCCGACCCGCATGGCGGTCGTGGCGATGGGCCGGTTCGGCGGGCACGAGCTCGGCTACGGCAGCGACGCCGACGTGATGTTCGTCCACGACCCGCTGCCCGGCGCGGACGAGGGCGCCGCCGGGCGGGCCGCGCACGCCGTCGCCGAGGAGCTGCGCCGGCTCCTCGCCCTGCCCGCCCCCGACCCGCCGCTGGTGATCGACCCGAACCTGCGCCCCGAGGGACGGCAGGGGCCGCTCGTGCGCACGCTCGCCTCCTACGCCGCCTACTACGCGCGCTGGTCGGAGCCCTGGGAGGCGCAGGCGCTGCTGCGCGCCGACCCGATGATCGGCGATGCGGGGCTGTGCGAGCGGTTCCGCGCGCTGGTCGACCCCGTCCGCTGGCCGGAGGGCGGCATCGGCGAGGACGCCGTCCGGCAGATCCGGCGGCTGAAGGCGCGGATGGAGTCCGAGCGGCTCCCGCGCGGCGTCGACCGGCGCCTGCACACCAAGCTCGGGCCGGGCGGGCTCGCGGACGTGGAGTGGGTCGCGCAGCTGCTCCAGCTCCGGTACGCCCACGACGTCCCGGCCCTGCGCACCACCCGCACGCTGGACGCGCTGGACGCCGCGGTCGAGACCCGCCTCCTGGACGCCGAGGACGCCGAGATCCTGGCCGAGGCGTGGTGCATGGCCACCCGGGTCCGGGGAGCGCTCATGCTGGTGCGGGGCCGCGCGTCCGATCTGCTGCCGACCGAGCACCACCGCGAGCGCAGCTCCGTGGCCCGCGTCCTCGGCTACCCCGCCACGGGCGACCTCCTGGAGGACTACCGCCGGCACGCCCGCCGCGCGCGCACCGTCGTGGACCGC
- a CDS encoding amino acid ABC transporter ATP-binding protein produces the protein MTSLVKDTGNPAAIEIGGLHKSFGANEVLRGIDFRVEAGEVVCVIGPSGSGKSTLLRCVNLLEEPSAGTVRVAGADVTGPEVDIDAVRRRIGMVFQSFNLFPHLTALGNVMIAQRKVLKRGRAEAERIARVNLERVGLADKFGAYPAQLSGGQQQRVAIARALAMGPEVMLFDEPTSALDPELVGDVLGVMRGLAEAGMTMLVVTHEMSFAREVADRVVFMDGGVVVEEGPPAQVIGAPAHERTRTFLSRVLDPAAARIEDAPGSDMFRSPAPDA, from the coding sequence ATGACGAGCCTCGTCAAGGACACCGGGAACCCGGCGGCCATCGAGATCGGCGGCCTGCACAAGTCGTTCGGGGCGAACGAGGTGCTGCGCGGCATCGACTTCCGCGTCGAGGCCGGCGAGGTCGTCTGCGTGATCGGCCCGTCCGGGTCGGGCAAGTCGACGCTGCTGCGCTGCGTCAACCTGCTGGAGGAGCCCTCCGCCGGGACGGTCCGGGTCGCGGGCGCCGACGTCACGGGCCCCGAGGTCGACATCGACGCCGTCCGCCGCCGGATCGGCATGGTCTTCCAGTCGTTCAACCTGTTCCCGCACCTGACCGCCCTCGGCAACGTCATGATCGCCCAGCGGAAGGTGCTGAAGCGGGGCAGGGCGGAGGCCGAGCGGATCGCCCGGGTGAACCTGGAGCGGGTCGGGCTGGCCGACAAGTTCGGCGCCTACCCGGCGCAGCTGTCGGGCGGGCAGCAGCAGCGCGTGGCCATCGCCCGCGCGCTCGCGATGGGCCCGGAGGTGATGCTGTTCGACGAGCCGACGTCCGCGCTGGACCCCGAGCTGGTCGGGGACGTCCTCGGCGTCATGCGCGGCCTCGCGGAGGCGGGGATGACGATGCTCGTCGTCACCCACGAGATGAGCTTCGCCCGGGAGGTGGCCGACCGGGTGGTGTTCATGGACGGCGGCGTGGTCGTGGAGGAGGGCCCGCCCGCCCAGGTGATCGGGGCGCCCGCGCACGAGCGGACCAGGACCTTCCTTTCGCGCGTCCTGGACCCGGCCGCCGCGCGGATCGAGGACGCTCCGGGGTCGGATATGTTCCGATCACCGGCCCCGGACGCGTAA
- a CDS encoding glutamine synthetase family protein — MDRQQEFVLRTLEERDIRFIRLWFTDVLGFLKSVAVAPAELEGAFGEGIGFDGSAIEGFARVYEADMIAKPDPSTFQVLPWRSESPGVGRMFCDILMPDGEPSFADPRYVLKRSLARAADLGFTFYTHPEIEFFLFNDKPEDGREPEPADAGGYFDHTPHSAAHDFRRNAITMLEAMGISVEYSHHEGAPGQQEIDLRYADALTTADNIMTFRLVMKEVALEQGVHASFMPKPFTEHPGSGMHTHMSLFEGDRNAFYEPGAEFKLSKVGRAFIAGLLRHSAEITAVCNQWVNSYKRLWGNVGSAAGLGGEAPSYICWGHNNRSALVRVPMYKPHKGHSTRIEFRSLDTAANPYLAFAAILGAGLKGIEEGYELPPGAEDDVWALTVAERRALGIEPLPQNLDEAIRAMERSELMADVLGEHVFDFFLRNKRQEWEDYRRQVTEFERKRLLAVL, encoded by the coding sequence TTGGACCGTCAGCAGGAGTTCGTGCTCCGCACACTGGAGGAGCGCGACATCCGCTTCATCCGGCTGTGGTTCACCGACGTGCTCGGGTTCCTGAAGTCGGTGGCCGTCGCCCCCGCCGAGCTCGAGGGCGCCTTCGGCGAGGGCATCGGCTTCGACGGCTCGGCGATCGAGGGCTTCGCCCGGGTCTACGAGGCCGACATGATCGCCAAACCGGACCCGTCCACCTTCCAGGTGCTGCCCTGGCGGTCGGAGTCCCCGGGCGTCGGCCGCATGTTCTGCGACATCCTCATGCCGGACGGGGAGCCGAGCTTCGCCGACCCCCGCTACGTCCTCAAGCGCTCCCTGGCGCGGGCCGCCGACCTCGGGTTCACCTTCTACACCCACCCCGAGATCGAGTTCTTCCTCTTCAACGACAAGCCCGAGGACGGCCGCGAGCCGGAGCCGGCGGACGCAGGCGGCTACTTCGACCACACCCCGCACAGCGCCGCGCACGACTTCCGGCGCAACGCCATCACGATGCTGGAGGCGATGGGGATCTCGGTGGAGTACAGCCACCACGAGGGCGCCCCCGGCCAGCAGGAGATCGACCTGCGGTACGCCGACGCGCTCACCACCGCCGACAACATCATGACGTTCCGGCTCGTGATGAAGGAGGTCGCGCTGGAGCAGGGCGTGCACGCGTCCTTCATGCCGAAGCCGTTCACCGAGCACCCCGGCTCGGGCATGCACACCCACATGTCGCTTTTCGAGGGCGACCGCAACGCCTTCTACGAGCCGGGCGCGGAGTTCAAGCTGTCCAAGGTGGGGCGGGCGTTCATCGCCGGGCTGCTGCGGCACTCCGCGGAGATCACCGCCGTGTGCAACCAGTGGGTCAACTCCTACAAGCGGCTGTGGGGCAATGTCGGCTCCGCGGCGGGCCTGGGGGGAGAGGCCCCGTCCTACATCTGCTGGGGGCACAACAACCGGTCCGCGCTGGTCCGCGTCCCCATGTACAAGCCGCACAAGGGCCACTCGACCCGCATCGAGTTCCGGTCGCTGGACACCGCCGCCAACCCCTACCTCGCGTTCGCGGCGATCCTCGGCGCCGGGCTCAAGGGGATCGAGGAGGGCTACGAGCTGCCGCCGGGCGCCGAGGACGACGTCTGGGCCCTCACCGTGGCCGAGCGGCGCGCCCTCGGCATCGAGCCGCTGCCGCAGAACCTGGACGAGGCCATCCGCGCCATGGAGCGCAGCGAGCTGATGGCCGACGTCCTCGGCGAGCACGTCTTCGACTTCTTCCTGCGCAACAAGCGCCAGGAGTGGGAGGACTACCGCCGCCAGGTGACCGAATTCGAGCGGAAGCGGCTGCTGGCCGTCCTCTGA